From Solea solea chromosome 20, fSolSol10.1, whole genome shotgun sequence, one genomic window encodes:
- the stmnd1 gene encoding uncharacterized protein stmnd1, which translates to MGCCSSTVTAVRPLVDEDQDETGSKLGSRGDSAVSKGTTDSGVGMENKEMPVLPGVVPRILPPLTLGCGGASVADRIAQDGVHERQKSSEILEELLNQGIISEGKSRERSNMAGEAYNIMLDDKDLVRRRPPSRLESLKAKKMQSVPSREEIDEKIRLAEERRKSREDELKTRLRTKSARVRVRVPVSSATKDEDTSGTPVEAFQSPVTSDPPPQFHNQGACSLAEGKECVNEARHDSSECGKETGRKENGKGGEKEGESRDSREEGAESLSAGGEEEELKQVTELQEMKLLTVSGELESDSSFQHAEEKMETF; encoded by the exons ATGGGATGCTGCAGTTCCACTGTGACAGCGGTCCGACCGCTGGTGGATGAAGATCAG GATGAGACAGGAAGTAAACTGGGTAGTCGTGGAGACTCTGCCGTGTCAAAAGGCACCACGGACAGTGGGGTGGGGATGGAGAACAAGGAAATGCCCGTGTTACCTGGAGTGGTGCCCAGAATTCTCCCTCCTCTAACATTGGGTTGTGGTGGAGCAAGTGTGGCAGACAGAATTGCCCAAGATGGTG TGCATGAGCGTCAAAAGTCCAGTGAGATCCTGGAGGAACTCCTGAACCAAGGTATCATCTCAGAGGGAAAGAGCAGAGAAAGGAGCAACATGGCTGGAGAGGCCTACAACATCATG CTGGATGACAAGGATTTGGTCAGGCGAAGGCCTCCCTCCAGACTGGAGTCTCTGAAGGCAAAGAAGATGCAGAGTGTCCCCAGCAGAGAAGAGATTGATGAGAAGATAAGACTTGCTGAAGAGAGACGCAAG TCAAGGGAAGACGAGCTCAAGACGCGTTTAAGGACTAAGTCGGCACGTGTCCGTGTCCGTGTCCCCGTCTCCAGTGCGACCAAGGACGAAGACACATCCGGCACTCCTGTGGAGGCATTTCAGTCACCCGTCACCTCTGACCCACCTCCACAGTTTCATAACCAGGGCGCATGCAGTTTGGCAGAGGGGAAAGAGTGTGTAAACGAGGCTAGACATGACAGCAGTGAGTGTGGAAAAGAAACGGGTAGAAAAGAGAATGGAAAAgggggagagaaggaaggagagagtcGAGACAGCAGAGAGGAAGGTGCAGAGAGCCTGAGTGCTggtggggaagaggaggagctgaagcAGGTGACAGAACTCCAGGAGATGAAGCTCCTCACTGTCTCAGGGGAGCTGGAGAGTGATTCTAGCTTTCagcatgcagaggagaaaatggagacattttaa